TCTTCTTGATTTCTTTGCGACTAAGTCCTAATTTATAAACTATTTTAAATTTTTGAATATCTACTACCATATCACTATATAACCTAAAATATAAAAAACTACCAGCAGACACAAAGAAAATAGCACCAATAAAAAAGCCGACAAATAATACAGGTGTATAAGTTTCTGTAATGGATTCAATAATTAATGGCTTACTTTGAAGACCTTCAATTTCTTTTAAGTGTGTCGCAACCTTTAACTGTTGATCGTGATCTTTCGGATTGCCCATCCATCCAATTTCTTGCTGAATCCCATATTTTTTAGCAAATTGACTATAAACTGTTTTAGGTACTACATACACATTTTGAAAACCAGGCAGAACCACTTTTTCCACCTCAAAATTATTCACAGATACACTTGTTCCATCAGGTAATGGTAACTCTTTTAAGTAGCTTGTTTGAGGTTGCCCTGATAATAGGTTACTATCAATATTTAATCGATAAGACTGATTAGTATCCAATATTTTTTTATTTTTAGTATATTTTGCAATGTTATTATACCCATTTGTACTAATGACTCTGTACCCATTTTGATTTTTAGATTCTGGAACATAGACCACTTTCATACGAAGTTCTGTCATATTTAAGTCTTGATTATCCATTTTACTTTGAACTGCCTCTAAATTATTAACTAATCTTTCTTGATTACCATCAGAGTCTGATAAATAAAAGTCATAAGTCATCGCATTGACAGAAGCAACTGTCATTTCTTTTAACCCTGCTAAAGAGCCAATAGCAGCGAACACAACAGTTGTGATGATTGCTACCAAAAAAAATGACCGTGCATTATCCTTCATCCGAAAGACCAAATCTGAATAGACTAGCATATTCGTTTTTTTCCAAAACCGTTGTTTATTTTTTTGTAGTTGTGTAACAACGAGAATACTTAACTGATTAAACAAAAAATAAGTCCCAATAATTACTATCAATACAACAGGTATCATAGCCACAAAAACCTGCATACCTTGAGCGTACAAAGCAATCGCATACCCCATTCCAATAAATAATAAGGCAAAAATCGATTTTATCTTGGATGATTTGATTTCCTCTTTTCCTAAATCTTCACTTTTAATCAATTCTTGAATGTCCATTTTAGGAATCTTAAACTGAATAAAGAAAGAACTCAAAAAGAATAGAATAGTAAACGCGACAAACGTTATCACAATTGACTTTAATGGAAAATAAAAAGCTAATTGAACCATTAATATCTTTTTACTCAAAAATAATAGCACTTGTGAAAATATTAAGCCAGCTAGAATACCAATAACTGTGGCAAAAAATCCCACTATAGTATTTTCTTGAAAAATCATCTTTCTTAACTGTTTTGGAGACATCCCTTGGATTAACAACAAACCAAATTCTTTCTTACGTGATTGGAGAAAGATGTCCATAGAATATAACACGTAAAAAAATGAAAAAATATAAATAATACTTGACGATAGATTCATGCCCACTATAACAAACGGATGCATAGATGATTCACCAAGAGATGGATGATTAGAGAAAGTTAAAAAAGTTAAAAACGTCATGACAGTTGTTAACGTGCTTAAAAAATAGGCTAGATATAATGGTTTATTTCGAATAGTATTTTTATAAATAAATTCCTTAAAAGTCATATACTTCACCTTCCAACTGCCTCAAACTAAATAGAATATCATCATAAAACTCACTTTGAGAACTATGTCGACT
This genomic stretch from Vagococcus sp. CY52-2 harbors:
- a CDS encoding ABC transporter permease; its protein translation is MTFKEFIYKNTIRNKPLYLAYFLSTLTTVMTFLTFLTFSNHPSLGESSMHPFVIVGMNLSSSIIYIFSFFYVLYSMDIFLQSRKKEFGLLLIQGMSPKQLRKMIFQENTIVGFFATVIGILAGLIFSQVLLFLSKKILMVQLAFYFPLKSIVITFVAFTILFFLSSFFIQFKIPKMDIQELIKSEDLGKEEIKSSKIKSIFALLFIGMGYAIALYAQGMQVFVAMIPVVLIVIIGTYFLFNQLSILVVTQLQKNKQRFWKKTNMLVYSDLVFRMKDNARSFFLVAIITTVVFAAIGSLAGLKEMTVASVNAMTYDFYLSDSDGNQERLVNNLEAVQSKMDNQDLNMTELRMKVVYVPESKNQNGYRVISTNGYNNIAKYTKNKKILDTNQSYRLNIDSNLLSGQPQTSYLKELPLPDGTSVSVNNFEVEKVVLPGFQNVYVVPKTVYSQFAKKYGIQQEIGWMGNPKDHDQQLKVATHLKEIEGLQSKPLIIESITETYTPVLFVGFFIGAIFFVSAGSFLYFRLYSDMVVDIQKFKIVYKLGLSRKEIKKTVYRQVGILFFTPIIVSSVHGLVALKAMYALFNQRLQMMAFMIIGLFLVIQIIYYLIASHFYFRKLYQEVTIE